From Pectinophora gossypiella chromosome 16, ilPecGoss1.1, whole genome shotgun sequence, one genomic window encodes:
- the LOC126373582 gene encoding clavesin-2-like: MTEYAEYDWRIRQMQDERLCEVARKRLSDGDRQRALDGLKEAIDSSLNLALRDKSRCQDDNFLRRFLYARKHDVQQAFELVVRYHQYRREHAELWAVADGGVLRALADGLPGVLAERDRRGRCVLLMFAANWTPHACPLLAVYRALLLTLERTLQDVQNQANGYVIIVDWTEFTFKQSCNLQAKVLKLMIDGLQDCMPVRFKSIHFIGQPWYVETALAVIKPYLKAKTRERIVLHGNNLSTLHDALPLDILPAELGGEGPSYNSERWLKEFCRGENISPVIPPTSTNVANENDPPSAKLDKAYKQKDSPNFSFHGNEKSAKSELLRDKD; encoded by the coding sequence ATGACCGAGTACGCAGAGTACGACTGGAGAATCCGGCAGATGCAGGACGAGCGCCTCTGCGAGGTGGCTAGGAAACGACTTAGTGACGGCGACCGGCAACGCGCACTCGACGGATTGAAAGAAGCTATCGACTCAAGTTTAAACCTCGCCCTGCGCGACAAGAGCCGGTGTCAGGACGACAACTTCCTGCGGCGGTTCCTGTACGCGCGCAAGCACGACGTGCAGCAGGCGTTCGAGCTGGTGGTGCGCTACCACCAGTATCGGCGGGAACACGCGGAGCTGTGGGCGGTGGCCGATGGCGGCGTGCTGCGCGCGCTGGCCGACGGGCTGCCGGGCGTGCTGGCAGAGCGCGACCGGCGCGGACGCTGCGTGCTACTCATGTTCGCGGCCAACTGGACGCCACACGCCTGCCCACTGCTCGCAGTCTACCGTGCACTGCTGCTCACGCTCGAACGCACGCTCCAGGACGTACAAAACCAAGCCAACGGATACGTTATCATTGTTGATTGGACCGAGTTTACATTCAAACAATCGTGCAATTTACAAGCAAAAGTGTTAAAGTTGATGATTGATGGCCTGCAGGACTGCATGCCGGTACGGTTTAAGAGCATACATTTCATCGGGCAACCGTGGTATGTGGAGACCGCTCTGGCTGTGATCAAACCGTACCTGAAGGCGAAGACGAGGGAACGCATTGTGTTGCATGGAAACAATCTGTCCACTCTGCACGACGCTCTACCTCTGGACATACTTCCGGCAGAGCTGGGCGGTGAGGGACCCTCGTATAATTCAGAGCGCTGGTTGAAAGAATTCTGTCGAGGAGAAAATATCAGTCCTGTAATACCCCCCACATCGACGAACGTGGCAAATGAAAACGACCCACCTTCGGCCAAACTGGACAAGGCGTATAAACAAAAGGACAGTCCCAACTTTTCGTTTCATGGAAACGAGAAAAGTGCGAAATCAGAGTTATTGCGTGATAAAGACTGA